Proteins from one Dermacentor variabilis isolate Ectoservices chromosome 1, ASM5094787v1, whole genome shotgun sequence genomic window:
- the LOC142588318 gene encoding uncharacterized protein LOC142588318 isoform X2: protein MGSKNTCLPAPEPSGEWDLEDVCTVLAAISLLLVALVGVPLCFYWDSRCVLLTIGSLVALCIMARVVHERRAAANHARHHWLSLTASFLVQQSPQERDPLVACKSANSV from the coding sequence GTGCCTTCCAGCGCCGGAGCCTTCGGGAGAATGGGACCTGGAGGACGTCTGCACCGTGCTGGCTGCCATTTCGCTGCTGCTGGTGGCTCTGGTTGGCGTGCCGCTCTGCTTCTACTGGGACAGCCGCTGCGTGCTGCTGACCATCGGCTCGCTCGTGGCGCTCTGCATCATGGCGCGTGTGGTGCACGAGCGCCGCGCCGCTGCCAACCACGCTCGGCACCATTGGCTGTCGCTGACCGCCTCGTTCTTGGTCCAGCAGAGCCCGCAGGAGCGCGATCCCCTCGTCGCTTGCAAGAGCGCCAACAGTGTCTGA
- the LOC142588318 gene encoding uncharacterized protein LOC142588318 isoform X1: protein MGSKNTDSPRHAFEGDAQRRAIHGVAALCPRRCLPAPEPSGEWDLEDVCTVLAAISLLLVALVGVPLCFYWDSRCVLLTIGSLVALCIMARVVHERRAAANHARHHWLSLTASFLVQQSPQERDPLVACKSANSV from the coding sequence TGACAGCCCGAGGCACGCGTTCGAGGGCGATGCTCAACGCCGCGCCATTCACGGTGTGGCGGCGCTGTGCCCGCGCAGGTGCCTTCCAGCGCCGGAGCCTTCGGGAGAATGGGACCTGGAGGACGTCTGCACCGTGCTGGCTGCCATTTCGCTGCTGCTGGTGGCTCTGGTTGGCGTGCCGCTCTGCTTCTACTGGGACAGCCGCTGCGTGCTGCTGACCATCGGCTCGCTCGTGGCGCTCTGCATCATGGCGCGTGTGGTGCACGAGCGCCGCGCCGCTGCCAACCACGCTCGGCACCATTGGCTGTCGCTGACCGCCTCGTTCTTGGTCCAGCAGAGCCCGCAGGAGCGCGATCCCCTCGTCGCTTGCAAGAGCGCCAACAGTGTCTGA